Part of the Triticum urartu cultivar G1812 chromosome 2, Tu2.1, whole genome shotgun sequence genome, GGTCAAACGCACAGCGCCGCGGAGCAAGATCTCCAGGAGTATATACGATTGTACCTGCAATGCTGGTAAACAGATGGCTGGCCAATGTGCTGAGGACCAGAGGACCAAGGAGTGTGTGGAGATGACTCATCAGGTGGAGCACCAGGAGCAAGGAAGAGGCGGATGAATCTGTGACAGATTTGGCAATGGACCTTTGCAAATCAAACATGGAGATGCACCACATGGCTGCTGATAGCCAGACGACAGATGACAAAGAGGAACATTTTGTGGCAGCAGATCTGATAAGTGGTCTTTCCGACCAGATGACTGTGCGCTGTTATGAGAACCAGAGTGTTGTGGAGTGCCTGGAGATGACTGATCTCACGGTGGGCAAAGGCCAATCAAGCACGGAGACGCCTGTGTTGAGGATGATGGACCAAGGAAAATCAAGCAATGAAGGTGAATCAAGTAACGAAGGCAAATCAAGCACGGAGACGCGTGCCCTGGCGTCGAGGATGATGGACCAAGGCAACTCAAGTAGTGAAGGCCAATCAAGCACGGAGACGCGTGCGTTTAGGATGATGGACCATGGAAAATCAAGTAGTGAAGGCCAATCAAGCACGGAGATGCAAGTCCAATCAAGTAACGAAAGCAAATCAAGCACGGAGACGCATGCCTCGAGGATGATGGACCAAGGCAAAAAATCAAGCTTTAGGATGGTGCTGGATTGCGATGAGAATGGTATGCCCAACTGGTGCAAATATTACGAGATGCTCGAATGTgaggatgtggaggaggaagatGAGGAGATGACTCCGGAGGGTGTAAGGATGTATAACAAATTCCGTAAGGAGCTATTAGAGATGGAAGCTGGCTTACGCAAGGACCGGGAACAGGATCAAAaggacgcgctgaggtgggagcGGGATCAAATTGACACACCGAGCTGTTACACAATGGACCCGATCCCCTTCTCACTTcaggacgaggcggaggagacAGAATTCACAAAATCAGACACGGAGGAGATGGAGATGGCGGACAAGTTGTTTGCTTTAGGGCGTAAAGGCTGGGAATCTGCATGGGGAGACGACTGTGGTAACTTCGAAGACAGCAGTAAGTAAAGATAAAATCCATCGATTCCTTCTCATCTTATTAGTCTTCCAAAACAATGGCAACATAGTCAGATTCGTCCCTTCCTATCTTCTTTCCTTGTATGAGTAAGTAAATAATTGATGTTACAACATGTCTTAACATTTGGATTAACTTGCTGCTGCAGCCGTATTGAGTCCTATGCACTTTACACATTGCACGCCGGGACTGATCCCGTACGCTGCTCGCACTGTGAGCATCTTGCAAATCTACTCCGTGAAGATTGTTGGAACAGATGGAAAGTTGAAGTTGCCACTCCATGTTTATGGAATTGTCGCTGCCCGAGATGCCGTGGACTACAACCGCAACATTCTCTTCTCCTGGCGAAGGGAAAACTGCCAAAAACTCACTCCAGAGGTATGTACCATATCACATAGTATTTCTCTTAATTTCCCCCTTTTCTTCCTGCATGTGCATTCGTTCATTAGATTCAACTATAATGATGATTATGATGCCTGCAGGATCATTTTTTGCGCTTAACTGGCCCGTCCCGTGCAATTGTGGCTGTGGACGATGTTGATTTCGAAGTCCAACTGAAAGTAAAGGGCTCATCAAGGTCTCGCGACAGAGCATTGATGAGTCACTGCTTTACTTACGCCGGTGGTTACCATGAAGGTTTACACACCACCTTCTCCAGCAACAGCTTTTGCACAGTAGAGTTTAGCTATGAGCGACTTACAGAAACAGTCCAGGCTACTATCTTGAGTGCGCGTGTTGTTGAAGGGGCGCCTTGGCCTTTTGAATATGGCGGGCGGGTTATGTGCTCCTCGCCACCACGGGAAGTTACGGACTCCCTATCCAGGCAAGTTGTGTTGGTTGATTCTCGTCGTTCTGATGGTGGCGGAGAAATGCCAATGGGCTCGGATGGTTTCCTTGATCTGTCAAGGCATGTTGTTTCTATAGAACTTGAAGAAAGCCTGCAGATTGTCGTACAAGCATACTCACAGTCTGGTGATGCTATTGCTAGACAAGGTAGTGTCAGGTTCAGGACCAAATACTGCAACATAAGTCGAGCGATATGTGAGATTGGTGACTCTAAGGTGGAGATAACTGTCGCTTGGTCCCAACTTGCTAAGCACAAGAGAGATATCCTCTTAGAAGGACATGTTTGACGGCTCTTGTGCCGTGGATGTTGTGGACTGCAGAATTATTTGTCTTTGATTAGTAAATCTGTTATGTACCTGTTGCCCAATTTTATCTGTTTTTGTCTTGCATGTGGTTTGCAAAACTGCAGAATTATTTCTCTTCGATTAGTTATTAATCTGTCCAACTGTTTGTGAATCGACTAATGTTATCCGACTATTTGTGTCTACTATAACTTATTATGCTATGTGAAGTACTGCCTCTGTAAACTAGTATGAGACcttttagatcactaaagtaatAATCTAAAGTCTTATATTGATTTACAGAGGAAGTAGTATCTAAAATGCCGCCGCCTTTAAATCACAGAACCGAACTGAATGCATGATTTCCTGCAAGTTTATCCACCTCTAATCACAGAACCGAACTTTGTGAACTACATGTAAATCTTATCTACCCCTCGCAAGCTATAAAAAGGATAACAAAATTCATGTAACCATCCTATCATAGTCTCCAGGAACCTTTGCCTGCCTGGAGCAGCGAGGCATACAGCAGCTCATTCCACGTGTCCGGCACGCCCGGCAGGCACC contains:
- the LOC125538989 gene encoding uncharacterized protein LOC125538989; its protein translation is MDLCKSNMEMHHMAADSQTTDDKEEHFVAADLISGLSDQMTVRCYENQSVVECLEMTDLTVGKGQSSTETPVLRMMDQGKSSNEGESSNEGKSSTETRALASRMMDQGNSSSEGQSSTETRAFRMMDHGKSSSEGQSSTEMQVQSSNESKSSTETHASRMMDQGKKSSFRMVLDCDENGMPNWCKYYEMLECEDVEEEDEEMTPEGVRMYNKFRKELLEMEAGLRKDREQDQKDALRWERDQIDTPSCYTMDPIPFSLQDEAEETEFTKSDTEEMEMADKLFALGRKGWESAWGDDCGNFEDSTVLSPMHFTHCTPGLIPYAARTVSILQIYSVKIVGTDGKLKLPLHVYGIVAARDAVDYNRNILFSWRRENCQKLTPEDHFLRLTGPSRAIVAVDDVDFEVQLKVKGSSRSRDRALMSHCFTYAGGYHEGLHTTFSSNSFCTVEFSYERLTETVQATILSARVVEGAPWPFEYGGRVMCSSPPREVTDSLSRQVVLVDSRRSDGGGEMPMGSDGFLDLSRHVVSIELEESLQIVVQAYSQSGDAIARQGSVRFRTKYCNISRAICEIGDSKVEITVAWSQLAKHKRDILLEGHV